Proteins encoded together in one Prevotella scopos JCM 17725 window:
- a CDS encoding RagB/SusD family nutrient uptake outer membrane protein, giving the protein MKRLNISISNILPVRKAWLGVGLLLAMASCTDLNEQLYDKVSQDDYGKTSSEVATIVGGAYATLRGYGSGTPEGAGIICYPTCEYVFFTQECSSDEACIPTRGTDWYDGGRYQQFQRHNWDAKNSGILSVWRYNFTGVSKVNAIIYQVEQSGLTTEDKRKVEAELRGLRAYYYYNLLDCFGNVPVVTDFTQKELPTNTPRKDVFAFIEKELKEIIPLLPSGITYGRFTQNVANTLLARLYLNAEVFTGTARWQDCLDACNKVQGYSLTANYKASFAIQNEKSPEIIFAIPYDHKQGTVGNYLASMTYHYNQKLAFDPAGVYQWCGNGICAQPGLYSSYDAKDVRRQSLLIGQQYSAKDGSEVLMDDGSPLNYTEEIDNFTDAAKNAGARLNKYEWSANDSWERDNDWVLMRYAEILMMQAECNFRLGYTSTALTYINQIRKRAGLDDLTTLTLDDLDTEWKHEFVFENLRRTTNIRFGTYFKAWWEKPADPADKHTGIYPIPQEELSKNPNLKQNPGYES; this is encoded by the coding sequence ATGAAACGATTGAATATTAGCATATCAAATATCCTTCCTGTACGGAAGGCTTGGTTAGGAGTAGGACTGCTCTTGGCAATGGCTTCCTGTACTGACCTTAACGAACAACTCTACGATAAGGTGTCGCAGGATGACTATGGCAAGACTTCTTCTGAGGTAGCAACTATCGTTGGAGGTGCTTACGCTACCCTTCGAGGCTATGGTTCTGGTACTCCTGAGGGCGCAGGTATCATCTGTTATCCTACTTGTGAGTATGTCTTCTTCACACAGGAGTGCTCAAGTGATGAGGCATGTATCCCAACCCGTGGTACAGACTGGTATGATGGTGGTCGCTATCAACAGTTCCAACGCCACAACTGGGACGCTAAGAACTCTGGTATCCTCTCTGTTTGGCGATATAACTTCACTGGTGTTTCAAAGGTGAATGCCATCATCTATCAGGTAGAACAGAGTGGACTGACCACAGAGGATAAGCGGAAAGTGGAGGCAGAGTTGCGTGGTTTGCGTGCTTACTACTATTACAACCTACTTGATTGCTTTGGAAACGTACCTGTTGTGACCGACTTCACGCAGAAGGAACTCCCAACGAATACTCCGCGTAAGGATGTCTTTGCTTTCATAGAGAAGGAACTCAAGGAGATTATCCCACTCTTGCCTTCTGGCATTACCTACGGTCGTTTTACCCAGAACGTAGCCAATACGCTCTTAGCACGACTCTATCTCAATGCCGAGGTGTTTACTGGTACAGCTCGTTGGCAGGATTGTCTTGATGCCTGCAATAAGGTTCAAGGCTATTCGTTGACAGCAAATTATAAGGCAAGTTTCGCTATTCAGAACGAGAAATCTCCTGAAATCATCTTCGCAATACCTTACGATCACAAGCAGGGAACCGTAGGTAACTATCTTGCAAGTATGACCTACCACTATAATCAGAAGTTGGCTTTCGATCCAGCTGGCGTTTATCAGTGGTGTGGTAACGGTATCTGCGCACAGCCGGGACTCTACTCATCATACGATGCGAAGGATGTACGTCGCCAAAGTCTGCTCATCGGTCAGCAGTATAGTGCTAAGGATGGTTCTGAAGTACTGATGGATGATGGCTCACCATTGAACTATACGGAGGAGATTGACAACTTCACCGATGCTGCTAAGAATGCTGGTGCACGTCTGAACAAGTACGAATGGAGTGCTAATGACTCTTGGGAGCGCGACAACGACTGGGTACTAATGCGCTATGCAGAGATTTTGATGATGCAAGCAGAGTGCAACTTCCGCTTAGGTTACACCTCAACAGCACTCACTTATATCAATCAGATCCGAAAGCGTGCAGGCCTTGACGACCTCACAACGCTCACCCTCGACGATCTTGACACAGAGTGGAAGCATGAGTTTGTATTTGAGAATCTGCGCCGTACAACCAACATCCGCTTCGGAACTTACTTCAAAGCATGGTGGGAGAAACCAGCTGACCCTGCCGACAAGCATACAGGTATCTATCCAATTCCACAAGAGGAGTTGAGCAAGAACCCTAACTTAAAGCAGAATCCCGGTTACGAAAGTTAA
- a CDS encoding glycoside hydrolase family 97 protein: MTTERFKNLFLVLCFALLPMTMMAKQEATVSSPSGNLTLTAGVDNAGRPYYSLRRGGEVILLPSALGMKLKDGSLDSDFRVVAFARATKDETWRQPWGEEVDVRNHYNELTMKLAQKKGLQRQLNIVFRVFDDGMGFRYVFPEQKQLKDFVITDEATEFCFKGDPEAWTLPYDASYYEGLWTKEHLSKKGKVCTPVTIEAKPDLYMMLHEANLTDYSSLNVKPVETKGGNVSLKAELVPWSNGDLVRAKAPFVSPWRMLSVENKAGGLITNRVMLNLNDPCKIKDTSWITTGKYVGVWWSYHMQTATWAPGPKHGATTENTKRYIDFAAQHGFKGVLVEGWNYGWENDWGKEGDKFNFTKAYPDYDFEGLQKYALSKGVSLIAHNETGGAAKNYENQLEEAFSLYEKMGIKAVKTGYVNNLMDDKEHQHSQYGVRHYRKVIEAAARHHIMVVNHEPAMPTGLQRTYPNLIASEGVRGQEWNAWDGNGGNPPYHLCVLPFTRQLAGPIDFTPGIFNLEGKVFPNTHPHTTLAKQLAEYVVIYTPWQMAADEIENYKDQPAFAFIEAMPSNWQKTVIPMAEIGKYIVTARKDRDSENWFVGGMSDENARDIKLKLDFLSPGKSYKAIIYKDGPDAEYDKNPYSMTIEQQVVNNETVLNLHLAKSGGFAIQLVCLK; encoded by the coding sequence ATGACAACAGAACGTTTTAAAAATCTCTTTTTAGTGCTGTGCTTTGCACTCCTTCCAATGACAATGATGGCAAAGCAAGAAGCTACGGTAAGTTCACCTTCGGGCAATCTGACACTGACTGCAGGTGTTGATAATGCTGGACGACCTTATTATTCTTTGCGTCGTGGCGGGGAAGTAATCCTTCTCCCTTCAGCTTTGGGAATGAAACTGAAAGATGGAAGTCTTGATAGTGACTTCCGTGTTGTGGCTTTTGCAAGAGCAACAAAGGACGAAACGTGGCGCCAGCCATGGGGAGAAGAAGTCGATGTGCGCAACCATTATAACGAGTTGACTATGAAGTTGGCACAGAAGAAAGGACTGCAGCGACAGCTGAATATCGTCTTCCGTGTCTTTGACGATGGTATGGGCTTCCGTTATGTGTTCCCCGAACAAAAGCAGTTAAAGGACTTTGTCATCACGGATGAGGCTACAGAATTTTGCTTTAAGGGCGATCCAGAGGCTTGGACATTACCATACGATGCTAGTTACTATGAGGGACTGTGGACAAAGGAACATCTGAGTAAGAAGGGAAAGGTGTGTACTCCAGTTACTATCGAGGCGAAACCAGACCTTTATATGATGCTTCACGAGGCAAATCTGACAGACTATTCTTCGCTGAACGTCAAGCCTGTAGAGACAAAAGGTGGTAACGTAAGTTTGAAGGCTGAGTTAGTTCCATGGTCAAATGGCGACTTGGTGCGTGCAAAAGCTCCTTTCGTTAGTCCTTGGCGTATGTTGTCAGTGGAGAATAAGGCGGGTGGTTTGATTACAAACCGTGTCATGTTGAACCTCAACGACCCTTGTAAGATTAAGGATACATCATGGATTACAACAGGAAAGTACGTAGGTGTATGGTGGTCTTATCACATGCAGACAGCAACTTGGGCTCCTGGTCCTAAGCATGGTGCCACAACCGAGAATACAAAACGCTACATCGACTTTGCTGCACAGCATGGTTTCAAGGGTGTATTGGTTGAAGGTTGGAACTATGGATGGGAAAACGACTGGGGTAAAGAGGGTGATAAATTCAACTTCACAAAGGCTTATCCTGATTATGACTTTGAGGGATTGCAGAAGTATGCACTGTCAAAGGGTGTCTCGCTCATCGCTCACAACGAGACAGGTGGTGCTGCAAAGAACTATGAAAACCAGTTAGAAGAAGCCTTCTCTCTCTATGAGAAGATGGGAATCAAGGCTGTTAAGACGGGTTATGTCAATAATCTAATGGACGATAAGGAGCACCAACACTCTCAATATGGTGTGCGTCACTATCGCAAGGTAATAGAGGCTGCAGCTCGCCATCACATTATGGTGGTTAATCATGAGCCTGCTATGCCAACGGGTTTACAGCGCACTTATCCAAACCTCATTGCCAGTGAGGGTGTTAGAGGACAAGAGTGGAATGCTTGGGACGGCAATGGTGGCAATCCTCCTTACCATCTTTGTGTGCTTCCTTTCACCCGTCAGTTGGCTGGACCGATAGACTTTACGCCAGGTATCTTTAATCTTGAAGGTAAGGTTTTCCCTAATACGCATCCACATACAACACTTGCTAAGCAGTTGGCTGAGTATGTTGTTATTTATACTCCATGGCAGATGGCAGCCGACGAAATCGAAAACTACAAGGACCAACCAGCCTTTGCTTTCATTGAGGCAATGCCTTCTAATTGGCAAAAGACTGTGATTCCTATGGCGGAGATAGGCAAGTATATTGTTACAGCACGTAAGGATCGCGATAGTGAGAACTGGTTTGTTGGAGGTATGAGTGACGAGAATGCACGTGATATCAAGTTGAAACTCGACTTCCTTTCACCCGGTAAAAGCTACAAGGCAATCATCTATAAGGATGGTCCTGATGCTGAATACGATAAGAATCCTTACTCTATGACGATTGAACAGCAGGTGGTTAACAACGAAACAGTACTTAACTTGCACTTGGCTAAGAGTGGTGGCTTTGCTATCCAGTTGGTTTGTTTGAAGTAA
- a CDS encoding glycoside hydrolase family 71/99-like protein, protein MKLKSVFTFAAVSGLLFASCADSYEGAPKKPEAIQSAGQVVPVAVTKSNTMQVYAHYMPWFETTTSNPKNEGKWGYHWTMKNCDPNKTDTNGKRQIASHYYPQTGPYASGDEAVLDYQCLLMKYAGLDGVMVDWYGVNSDNSIALHKSNTEALFRALKRAGLKMSVVYEDRTLEGVTDKVGTVRQDLRYLAENFFKDDSYVKVEDRPLLLDFGPIQMESPKDWYRSFSILTTKPMFLVLEGKMGSVNNTTYSDNAQGVYTWVNPNPNYAIAKDYKCFVGGAMPSFWDYYKEGEGGTGYQTYSAENGALFQRQLDAARQAGLKYLQISTWNDYGEGTTIEPTLEYGYKYLVMLQKFMGVSYQQADLELIYRWYQARVAQPNNTKVKEAYNALVQLKTAEAKALLDAVNGKN, encoded by the coding sequence ATGAAGTTAAAATCAGTATTTACATTTGCAGCTGTCTCAGGATTGCTTTTTGCGTCTTGTGCAGACAGCTATGAGGGTGCACCTAAGAAGCCTGAAGCCATTCAGTCGGCTGGTCAAGTAGTGCCTGTTGCCGTTACAAAGTCAAACACCATGCAGGTATATGCACATTATATGCCTTGGTTTGAAACCACCACATCCAACCCTAAGAACGAAGGGAAGTGGGGTTATCACTGGACAATGAAGAACTGTGACCCGAATAAGACCGATACTAATGGTAAAAGGCAGATCGCTTCCCACTATTATCCACAGACGGGTCCTTATGCAAGTGGTGATGAGGCAGTGCTGGATTATCAGTGTTTGCTGATGAAATATGCTGGCTTAGATGGTGTAATGGTTGACTGGTATGGCGTTAATAGTGATAATTCTATTGCCTTACATAAGTCGAATACCGAAGCACTCTTCCGTGCTTTGAAGCGTGCAGGGCTCAAGATGAGTGTCGTTTATGAAGACAGAACACTCGAAGGAGTGACAGATAAGGTTGGAACAGTACGTCAGGACTTACGTTATTTAGCTGAGAACTTCTTTAAAGATGATAGTTATGTGAAGGTTGAGGATCGTCCATTGTTATTAGACTTCGGTCCTATTCAGATGGAATCACCAAAAGACTGGTATCGTAGTTTCTCTATCCTCACCACAAAACCAATGTTCCTTGTACTGGAAGGAAAGATGGGCAGCGTTAATAATACTACTTATTCAGACAATGCACAAGGTGTTTATACGTGGGTAAATCCTAATCCTAACTATGCTATAGCTAAGGATTATAAGTGCTTTGTAGGCGGTGCTATGCCTAGTTTCTGGGACTATTACAAAGAAGGTGAGGGCGGTACAGGTTATCAGACATACAGTGCTGAGAACGGAGCGTTGTTCCAGCGACAGCTTGATGCAGCCCGACAGGCAGGTCTGAAGTATCTGCAAATAAGCACATGGAACGACTATGGCGAGGGAACTACTATCGAACCAACATTGGAGTATGGGTATAAATACCTTGTTATGTTGCAGAAGTTCATGGGTGTAAGTTATCAGCAAGCCGACTTGGAACTTATCTATCGTTGGTATCAAGCACGTGTTGCACAACCTAATAATACGAAGGTAAAGGAGGCTTATAACGCCCTTGTACAGTTGAAGACAGCTGAAGCAAAGGCACTGTTAGACGCAGTTAATGGTAAGAATTAA